In Rutidosis leptorrhynchoides isolate AG116_Rl617_1_P2 chromosome 6, CSIRO_AGI_Rlap_v1, whole genome shotgun sequence, the DNA window ataaattctctcgggtttacacttagtttaattatcaaattttgttaaaatttaaaaaaaattcaactaaatgaattcgaaatcatgtttatacatatttatgaacgataaaactaggtattaatgccgaaattattgttacctcggagagaacataaatggagaaacaatccaaaacgcttgaattcatttaaaatggaatagaagagaataaaaaggtaaagaaaagaataaataaaagctaagtgtgggaagaatttaccaagttctttaaaacacatatcacatatttggtacagattattgcaggtacttttgctttggactaaactaatcagttttacccaatttattgtaataactttgaaagaatagatggatctacacgatgaatcaattccatcattaaaaggaagtaaagtcttctgaaaaagacacgcgctccttgatttaggtcaagaagtagtcgtccagaccagttgtaggttgacgaaaaatctagaaaagtcatctctaaaatcagcaggaaatccacggacctcagcatcaaacagggtcgccaagtggtcagacttatcctaaccatgagaggatctgtctcgtaaaatggggagggcgccgtgaaaattagcttgataagactaatgaatcagatccccagaaaggataatctccttaaagattaaaaatcagcttttaagcctgatattactcaatccttgagattgactttaaagattgagaattacaaactcatggaattcaataatatataaactcgagcttgaacgagaaaatattttgatcaaaataaaaccgatttttttctaaaaacctattttcaatgcgttcattaccattgaacgtaaaatcctaagaattcactggaattcattaggtcacctgaaccaaatcgggtgtcaactgtaagaacggtggttgcatagcatgatcggagacaggaccttgtgccagaccaaaaaattatagggtgatctttactattgctcctacaaaggatagtaattacatccgacacgttgtagaccatgaacatctgcatgtcattagacatttccttaacagttgcttgttcaacgctttcctttacaaccggatggtagtttatcgaaaggtaatatacggagcaagtatactggacgtgttgctttcctaatacaaggttagtaagtgggtgacacaaaaccgcaagttttgagctaaaattttaaaatctgaaaccctcacaacccacaaaaatattttacaaacaccggtgaagagttattccggaaaacttatctagggtaaaatctagaataaattttcaaaagatcaaatgttttcataaagatccaatttccttaaaggatctaaatttttaatagtcatgtgggactgtaaaccacatcgttactatcattgtttataccgccgtatcaaaatcactgatgtataaagtgtgagaataaaaaaaagtgattcgagtgaagtgtgatttaatttcaagttctgtattgcttgaggacaagcaacgctcaagtgtggggatatttgatagtgctccaaatgaacatatatttaggcacaatatccttccaatatgtaaagcttttagttgcaattgttctatttttatgtaatattcgtttaaataaataagtacgaagacaaaagaagaaaacgacgatttgaagacgcaaatgaccaaaaagctcaaatgtacaagatataattcaagtggttccatttattgataagaaacatctaaaaagGACAAGAGTACgaaccgcggaacgcaaagtacaagatatctccgcgtaagaaaggacgtttgaaaatccataacgggacctgagccaactatcaacgcgcgacgcaacggacctaaaattacaagtcaactatgcacaagaatataatataatatatatataattaatataaattatataaattatatatatttaaataaaacgtcggcaaactagaaaacaaagtgattgagctggatccagatagccatgcgatcgcatggcctggctgccttattctcatgcgatcgcatggcagggaaatggtggccatgtctataaattcagcattttttggACGAGTTTtacacaccttttcttctttctttctctttacatataatatatatatttatatttataattataattttaatcttaatttaagttaataataataaggttattgtaagaatgttttacgggttttaagtcggaactctgtccgtgtaacgctacgcgattaatcaccactgtaagctatgttcttcctttttaaattaatgtctcataactaagttattattatgcttatttgagccgaagtaatcgtgatgttagactaaaatattaagacggggttattagattttgtaccataattaaggtttggacaaaagaccgacacttgtggacattggactattgactattaatagatagggagtattgtctaatcgaatgacaactcattagaatctgtcgaacctatcttcaaattagttaatctaataattattaaaatgattatgtatgttctatttagtgacgtttatacgacatcttttacgatcatttaattaattattcgggttgggtaattgattattcattctgatcaagttggtaaattaatattcatatctcattaaaacaggggtggattacatataaggataattggtgtaattgttaacaaagtattaaaatcttgttacagttaaaatccctaattagttagaatatttgacttcgggaataaggttaatttgatgagcattttataattatgaccgatggactattatggacaaaaatcagataggtatcaaataaaccaggacaaaggacaattaacccgggtaacaattaattaaaatcaaaacatcaaacatcatgattacggaagtttaaataagcataatacttttatttcatatttcatcgtacctttatttactgtcattttaattactgcaatttactttatcgcaatttaaattctgtcatttatattatcgtcatttatctttacgctttatttaaaatcgacaaaccggtcattaaacggtaaaactccctttttataataataataatactactatattactaatatatatatatatatatatatatatatatatatatatatatatatatatatatatatatatatatatatatatatatatatatatatatatatacaaatataattgtttaaaaatatagtgtacgcaataagccgtctccccgtggaacgaaccagacttactaaaaactacactactctacgattaggtacactgcctataagtgttgtagcaaggtttaggtatatttcattcaataaataaataaataaataaaaaacttgtgtaaaattgtattgtatttaatagtattttgtaataaaaataacagtatttcgtatacacctcgcataacatcaacctacatatatacatatacatatcgatacatacatatatacatgtaaaaaaatatatttatatatatatatatatatatatatatatatatatatacatatacacgagttacatatatatatctatactaaaccctaattacatctaaactatactactttaattaaaaccctaaacctaaccctaatttattaaaactctaattaattattaaaccctagacATTAATTAAACCTTAgctattaattactaaaccctaatcattaattactactctaattaattaaacctaattaattaatgaaaccctaatattacttatactattatttaacacttacacttatactattattaacacatatactatactacctatattataacacataaaaacattttgggatatatattagatatatatagatcttcgaactttcttgacgaatggtttctacgaaactctaggcggaagggtttggattttccgatttaaaggatcctatagcttaagcccctagacctgaaatggccattcgaaggaaaaggggtgattggaagtatatctaatatggcaagtatcataaaatggaaacacttttaaaaatagaaactttctaattataaacttactaaaatgggaaacttactaaaaatagaaactttctaaaaatggaaactttctaaaagtagaaacttactaggaatggaaacttagtaaaacaaactatacttaaacacttacatacttaaacttaaacttgggcaaaacacttactactcttaaatgtcaataggttgacttttctgctcactcatccaactttctatttcgaggaataactagctcatctctctacttactaaggtgaattcatagccccactctttattgctagcaaacttatttacttttattggggtgagacacatgctacttttactatttacaatttagacacaagtaccaactgttaaaactatgctaaacccggctatgtccgactaagtccctacagtaatatttttaattgctcgaatgcatgcttaattattgggggtaggcctatcgggagtaacgtctccgatacatttgaccaagtcattgtattacttaataatgaaattaaaccgacaagtataaactacaacttgtctttggggcaaacttgaacgtttagtctaaatatcacgcattggcataactttttgatcctgcgagatcaactttaaaaactaaatcttgtagtctaaaacaacggtcaaacttatttgttaaacctatgaacttcactcaaccttttggttgacactttagcatgttttgtctcaggtgctgattgattcaagctttcttacttactacttatgtgatgctacttggacataggatcaagagatatcgcatttactacttgtgcatttgaacatttactttattcctttgtaacgacatttcattttccgctgcgtactcaaaaAAGTTcgatttatcatttagtattgttctcgtatattataatatgttggtttgtttgatattaagtcacatttagcccaagccctaactgggggtgtgatatctATAACcttatcattttatgtatcatcACATTACAGAAACGGAAATCGAATAGTTGCTATAACATAGCATCAACGGAAACCAAAAGTGAAGAGAAGAAGAGAAGAAAAAATGGTGGTTTGTCACGGTTGTCATCTGCTGCAACCACACAGTCGCGTAGTAACAGAAAGCAGGAAGTAACCGTAGTGTAGCatcaaaatgatgatgttttgtAATGGATTCAACAAGAAAATAGATTCATATAGTGGCGAAGGTGTCGGGTGATGATGATCATAGGGAAGTTGTGGTGTCTTGAGGTGATGGTTTTGGTGGTCGTGGAAAGGTGGTTATAAGGTGGTGTTTTGGGGTCGGTTATGGTGGCCAGTGGAGAAGGTAACGGTTGATGGTGGCTATCGAGTTTAAGTGGTGATGATGGAGTTATTGGTGATGGCGGGTGAAAGTTCTATAGCTTATATCATAACTTGGTGGTAATAGTAGAGATAGAAGACAAGATGACGGTTCAATTGTGGTAGGGGTCTAGAGTGAAACGAGTATGCAAAAAGAGTGGGTCAGTTATATCCCACGTAAAATCAATATGGAATGTTTGAAGATGTGTTAAGAGATAGTGATGATAATTGAATAGAAACAGAAAACATGTAGTAGTAATACAAGTGGTTGTAAAAGAAAAATGATAATTAATAGTGATGGTGGGTTCTTGGTTAAAACAGAAAGAGGGATGAAGCACGGGTGAGGAGAGAGATGGTGTTCAATTTGATAAGTAAAAGAAAGAAACAGAAATTGATTACTTGGTGGTGATTGAGTTCATTGTCTATGTATCACATATATGTACAAGAtaaagaaataatatatataataataatcataagaacGTGTATGTATTAATATATTACTCAATCAAGCATAGTAATCCATTTAGATTTCAATTAAGTACAGTAAATGATAAAGTATGAAATGGACATGAAACAGAGCGTACAGTAATCCTTTCACattttctgccgacagttttcacggactgtgtatcgtccactatttgaaatcagtgacggataaaagtcttcagaaaaatcccaaactttcacagtaattatctttatttatttcggtcattatggtataaaatttattcattaactattaaataaaatacattaattattcactcccaaccccaagtaaaatataaaaagttttaaaatttaattactaggtcctaaatacatttttagtagcctaaattttataaaacccattttcgtatcaacgtttattttaaaattacataagtttgaattttacttgcttaatatcaatcgaaacatcaaacgagtattacaatcattaaatatttatttttaatatactttatttatatatagagatatattttaaataataattattataatatcctatttttaatttattaatttttaataacaacaacatataatacttcaaattatattttgaattattatttatatatacatacacacatatctatttacaattaattgttcgtgaatcgtcgggaacagtcaaaggtcaaattcaTTCATGaaaaataatttaaacatttgagactcggtttaatagactttacttatcgtgtcgaaatcatataaagattaagtttaaatttggtcaaaaatttccgggtcgtcacatcttacATATGGGTCAAACGGGTCGAGTTGTAAAATTTTGAGTTTTTGATATTCACATCCTTAAAAATTGATCCAATGAGTGTTTTTAAAAAATATTGGGTCTTAGACAAAAAAATAAGAAATGGGTCGATCGGGTTCAAATCTACCAAGTCCAACAAATAGAGACGGGTCCAACGGGTCTTGTATATGGGTCCAATGGGTTGAGCTGTAAAATTTTGAATTTTAGTTGCACGatgtaatttttaaaatataataaaaagtaataaaataataaaaataataaaaatgataaaaaattaTTTAAAACCAAAATTATTGAATAAAATGGTTCTCGACCCAACCCTACCCGTTGGGTCTTGACCCACTCAGACCCAACCCGACCCGGGTCCCTACCCAACTCGTTTGACTCATTTAAATTCTGACTCGTTTCGACCCAAACCTATTTGAGTCTCGACCAAACCCAACCCAACCCGACCCGTTTGCCaggcataatatatatatatatatatatatatatatatatatatatatatatatatatatatatatatatatatatatatatatatatatatatatatatatatatatatatatatatatatatatattagagatttaatcaagagggaagcacttttttgggggaaagtaattctttttcatttttttcgaaactttttcaggcatcaagatcacatgaaaatatgaacatttaaaaaagacactttgtgatgaattttattattttggcgataaaacgctcgaagaaaaaaatgaaaatattcaatgcattgaatgttttgattctgagttttttaaggtgttagaaattaaggtttagaaattaggagGTTAAAAATTAAggcttagctattagggttttgaaattagggtttagattgaatattttaacaccaacgatttagagtttagggtttagggttttgggttttggggtttaggaactaaacccaaaacactaaaccctaaactctaaatcgggataaatttcgaaaaaaacacttcacataAGATGAAAACAAAAGACGCaaataaactcagaatcaaaacattcaatgcattgaatgttttcatttttttcttcgagcgttttaccgccaaaataataatattcgtcACAAAGGTATGGTGTTTGATACTAAATATAAATTCATTATAGTCGATGGCATCATCCCCTAGACGATGAACTAATTTTTTATACTAAATATATATTCACAATAATTTTTTGTAAGTACACCGGATGCATTCATTAATAAATCGTACAATACCATGTAATGTGATAGATCTATCATAAATTAGGCCACTTGCTATGTATCGCCAACCACCACCGCCACCAGGCGGTAACCACCACCACCGGCAAGTCGTGAAAGGGACCGCCAGTGGGTCCTGCAACGGCTCTAACGGACTACTGGTGGGGCCCACTCGAGTtttattttttcctttttttttccaacggctattttatttttttttcttttacactTTTTTACTCTATAAATACAAACACATACTACACAAACATAATCACACACTCATACTACACtttcaatttttattttatatcaaacactctcaaccttcaattcatatttccacaaacaaaaaacaaaaaaattcaaatGGCTTTGGAAGATTTATTACTTTCTGAGAGCGAAAGCGAGACGGATAATGATAGCGCAGAGTCCGATTCCGATGAAGATTTAATTCAAGAAGGTTACAACACGTTTAACTTACTCGATTCGCTTGATGCAATGGACGAAGAAGATGAGGCTCGAAATTCTCGTACAATTATTAGAAGACGCCGGTTACAAAGAGATCGTATTGATATCGGTATTCGTTTGTTTCGCGACTATTTCTCGAATAATCCAACATTTCCTGGTGATTATTTTCGAAATCGATTTCGAATGAGTAAGTCATTGTTTATGCGTATTGGTCATGCTATTCTATCGTATGATTCTCAACCGAGACCcgattattttaaattttttttttcaacgaTACGATGCAACCAGTCAACTCGGTTTCAATATTTTTCAAAAGTGTACATCGGCCATACGTCAATTGGCGTATGACATTGCACCTGATGCATTCGATGAGTATTTACACATGGGCGCATCAACGTCTCGTGATTGTTTAAAAAATTATTGCAAATGTATTATCCATATATTTTCGCGAGAATATTTAAGGAAACCAACTGAAGAAGATGTTCGTCGATTGCATGCCAACCATTTGGAGATGCACGGTTTTTCGGGTATGTTAGGTAGTCTCGATTGCATGCACTGGCCTTGGAAAAATTGTCCAGTTGCGTGGCAAGGGCATTACCACAGGGGTGATCACGAAGGACCAACAATAATGCTCGAGGCGGTTGCGTCCTACGATATGTGGATTTGGCACGCTTTCTTTGGTCCAGCGAGTTCGAACAATGATATTAATGTTCTTAATGAATCAGATTTGTTCGAAGATTTATTGGATGGTCGAGCTCCGGAGGTCCGTTACACTATCAAAAGGCACGAATTTATAAAAGGGTATTACTTGGTAGATGGCATATACTCATAATGGGCAACACTTGTCAAGTCGTTTAAATGTCCAATTGAGCCAAAAAAAAAATGTAAAGTTTAAACGTTTTCAAGAAGCCGCGAGAAAAGACGTTGAACGAGCTTTCGATGTTCTTCAAGGTCGTTGGGCAATACTAAAACACCCAGCAAGACCTTTTAGTATCAATAAAATACGTCGAATCATGTACACTTGTGTTATACTTCACAACATGATCACCGAAGACAACGAGAGCAACATATGCGACCTCGAAGAAGATTATCTCCGCGAACGAGAAAACACGCCGCAACGTACTTGGACGGAAAGAGTTGCGCTCCAAGATCGGATGGATCGAGAGATGCGAGGTAAAAGAACGCATCATGTCCTTCGCAACAATTTGATCGAACACATTTGGACACTCCCGGATGATTATATTGTTCGAAACAATTAGCGTTATTTATtgtgttttttttatttatgttttttttatttatgtttttttttaattatgtaatgtttttaattattaataatgtaatgtttttattttatttaataaaatgttatttgtatttatttatggtatttagataattattttaaattggttaaagtttgatATAGAGTGTATGATTgtgagtgtttagtgaaaggaatTGTGAAAAaaatgttaaagtgtttgtgcTGATGTGAAAGGGAAAATGAATGTGAAAGACTTGAACCATAACAAGTGACCTTAGTGTGAAAATATCATTTATCAAATCATTTGATCATAAACGTGGATAACCTTAATATACATAATCTCGAAATAAAACTCCAGACACGACAACATGTTACGAGGCACAAATCGCAGGAAAAAGCAAACAAATCTTTCCTGTCAATCTTTTATTACAACTGTACCCCAAATTCCAGCATATAGAAATAGAAAAGctaattaaaaaaagaaaaaatttaGTTGGAACATGAATCCTAAAACACTAACAAAAATCTAAAAATCACATATTGCCCATTGCAAGTAAATAATCAAACAAACAAGATCCAAACAAATTAATGATGCCAATTAGAATCTGTCACAAAAACAGCAGTTACATTTGCATCAACCAAAAACCGAACAAAAATTCtctttctaacccaaaacagagaACCTTGCTGGTAATCAAATTTCTTAGCCCCACAATATCAAATTTCTTTGTTCATCAACATCAACACTAATAATTAAACCAAACCAAAATCCATTTTTAAAATCATCTTCATATTCTATacttctattattataattataattataattataattataattataattataattatattctaCTATTCCTAAAACTtctaatatcatttttccatactTCATCAATAAGTCCATTCTTGAGGTAGCCTGAACTCCGCCGATTGTTGCCGATGGTTGTTTCGCCTTTGCTGACTCAGCATACCGCTATCACTGAACATCCTATCCGCTTCCACCACGTTAGCACCTTCTGTTGTTTTCGAGTTCAAAGCTTGTACCACTCTATCCGGAAGCATAGCAGTTGAACCGCCTATTAAAAAGTAACAATAAATAAACAAATTAAgtattaattataaaatataaaatataaaaaaataaaggtaaagtaaagagtaaaaaactaaaaactaaaaaagtaAAAGAATAGTACCACTTTTTTTAATGGGTTCAGTCGGGGCTCCGATTTGACGAGGCAAGAACACACCAGTGCCGGCGGACTCTCGTTTGGCAGTATTAGAGTTTCCTAGGGACACAGCCCGCATGCCCGACCCGGTTAGTCTTTGACCTGGTTGGTGTTGAGTTGACCAAGTAGATAACGGCCGACCGTTACCATTTTCATTCCTTGTTCGGTTCTGCTGTTGAAGTTTTTGAAAATACTGCTGCTGCTTCTCCATTTGTTCCTTCTTGAACCGCTGAAACTATTTtccaaaaaaggaaaaaaaaacaatTACTAAAATCATTTTTAAGAAGCTTTAATTGAAATAAATGGTTATAAATAGAAGTTAAATTTACTTGAGCAGCTTGAGGCTGTTGATAACGGAGGTTAGGGTTTGAAGTAGTTTTACGCGGTGGTTGTGAATCTAA includes these proteins:
- the LOC139855765 gene encoding uncharacterized protein, with the translated sequence MAQELVDGEFWLPPEFLSDEDVLMDFIPRKPISNNHKTSGFYSYDSFGSKSDLSSLVESLLRFTESEKDGLARKLTNTTLQNDHFSNFNFESNRSKASWVMAGSPQSTLCGCKQGSSSRGSPNCVSPPLTAPEVNRKISSWDLLYAAAGEVARMRMVEEAAARYYLDSQPPRKTTSNPNLRYQQPQAAQFQRFKKEQMEKQQQYFQKLQQQNRTRNENGNGRPLSTWSTQHQPGQRLTGSGMRAVSLGNSNTAKRESAGTGVFLPRQIGAPTEPIKKSGGSTAMLPDRVVQALNSKTTEGANVVEADRMFSDSGMLSQQRRNNHRQQSAEFRLPQEWTY
- the LOC139853978 gene encoding uncharacterized protein gives rise to the protein MALEDLLLSESESETDNDSAESDSDEDLIQEGYNTFNLLDSLDAMDEEDEARNSRTIIRRRRLQRDRIDIGIRLFRDYFSNNPTFPGDYFRNRFRMSKSLFMRIGHAILSQLGFNIFQKCTSAIRQLAYDIAPDAFDEYLHMGASTSRDCLKNYCKCIIHIFSREYLRKPTEEDVRRLHANHLEMHGFSGMLGSLDCMHWPWKNCPVAWQGHYHRGDHEGPTIMLEAVASYDMWIWHAFFGPASSNNDINVLNESDLFEDLLDGRAPEVRYTIKRHEFIKGYYLVDGIYS